One window of the Candidatus Woesearchaeota archaeon genome contains the following:
- the rpmC gene encoding 50S ribosomal protein L29 — translation MKFKELQGLSEGALQKRLAELKTELMKLRVQVATGTAQKESGKIREIKKTIARIRTLQNKQK, via the coding sequence ATGAAATTTAAAGAATTACAGGGGCTCTCAGAAGGAGCATTGCAAAAGCGGCTTGCGGAGTTGAAAACAGAGTTGATGAAGCTTCGCGTTCAAGTCGCGACAGGCACGGCCCAGAAAGAGAGTGGCAAGATTCGTGAGATTAAAAAAACCATTGCGAGGATACGAACACTGCAAAACAAACAAAAATGA